A single Dreissena polymorpha isolate Duluth1 chromosome 14, UMN_Dpol_1.0, whole genome shotgun sequence DNA region contains:
- the LOC127857298 gene encoding acetylcholine receptor subunit alpha-like — protein sequence MKSLYGAVLDGYDTRIRPINNQSAAVYVNTKFVPQSLLEFDTSEQKFSMLGYFRITWIDEVIRWDPANYNGVDSLKIPITQMWRPSLIILKAFDGHGVVGQDTDLTIVSQHGVVSWIPEGIYSIVCNVDIKYYPFDEQTCTITYYVSDETILTVQLDHYLSVDLAEYSENSAWTVAGTKRVKYLQYNTYNIDITLTLQRRASFTTFTLIMPLLMLAFLNICIFLVPIGSGEKGSFSITIFLSYGIFVTIISDTLPHNSLQISYFVLFIVILLLLSVISVFYTILQAKLIASIGDKECTVSFLRPKRKDPNAVEKFAPNDDEMTSGQIKEKSLYNEKAPVDDADEVYTWGKFLERLDIYLFVLFLIMIVLTTVIFFIVLLNHATRSGNIPADDDPPATTPVFPV from the exons ATGAAATCACTGTACGGTGCAGTGCTGGACGGTTACGATACACGAATTCGGCCGATCAACAACCAGTCCGCGGCAGTGTACGTGAACACGAAGTTCGTTCCACAGAGCCTGTTAGAATTCGACACCTCCGAACAGAAATTCTCGATGCTCGGGTACTTCCGTATCACGTGGATTGATGAGGTGATACGTTGGGATCCGGCTAATTACAACGGGGTGGACTCTCTGAAAATACCAATTACGCAAATGTGGCGACCCAGCCTCATTATTCTCAAG GCTTTCGACGGACATGGAGTAGTGGGCCAGGATACGGATCTCACAATCGTCTCCCAGCACGGAGTCGTATCCTGGATACCGGAGGGAATTTACAG TATCGTCTGCAACGTGGACATCAAATACTACCCGTTCGACGAGCAGACGTGCACCATCACCTACTACGTCTCGGATGAGACCATCTTGACGGTGCAGCTTGATCACTACCTCTCCGTGGATCTCGCTGAATACTCCGAGAACTCCGCCTGGACCGTCGCCGGGACGAAGCGCGTCAAGTACCTCCAGTACAACACCTACAACATTGACATCACGCTCACACTGCAGCGTCGCGCGAGCTTCACGACGTTTACGCTGATAATGCCGCTTCTCATGCTAGCGTTCCTAAACATCTGCATCTTCCTTGTGCCCATCGGTTCCGGGGAGAAGGGCTCGTTCTCGATCACGATTTTCCTCTCGTACGGCATCTTCGTGACTATCATCAGCGATACGCTGCCGCACAACTCGCTGCAGATCTCGTATTTCGTGCTGTTTATCGTCATCCTGCTCTTACTTAGCGTGATCTCCGTTTTCTATACGATTCTGCAAGCGAAACTCATTGCGTCCATCGGCGATAAGGAGTGCACCGTCTCGTTCCTACGTCCAAAACGCAAAGACCCCAACGCCGTGGAGAAGTTCGCCCCCAACGACGACGAGATGACGAGTGGGCAAATTAAAGAAAAGTCTCTTTACAACGAAAAGGCTCCTGTTGACGACGCCGACGAAGTATACACCTGGGGAAAGTTCTTGGAGCGACTGGATATCTATCTCTTCGTCTTGTTCTTAATTATGATCGTTCTGACCACGGTCATATTCTTCATCGTGCTGCTGAACCATGCTACCAGGTCCGGCAACATTCCAGCCGACGACGACCCGCCTGCAACGACACCGGTATTTCCGGTGTAA